The Microcystis aeruginosa NIES-843 sequence ACTTCTGCGGGGGGAAAAGTTTTCTTGACTTCCTGAGATTGGGGATCCGTAGAAGGTAGCCATTTAATTAGGGGTAAAGGTAGGAGAGTAGAGAGATTAGTAATCACCACCAATAACCAAAGGTTATCAAAATTAGTTTCGGTGACTCCCAACCAATGGGTTAATAAAGCGCCGATTTCTTGGGAAACTAATCCTGACATATTCCAGATGGACATTAATAAAGCGAATAGAGATGCTTCAATGCCCACGGGACAAAGACGGGCCGATAAAATTAAGACGGGTAAAAAGGCAATTTGTCCCATGACGGTGAGGATGAGACTATCCCCCAAACTAAACCAATGATCGTCAATACCGAGCGCTCGATTAGTATGGGTAACTAAGAGTAGGGTAGTCATCCCTAAAAGCGCAGAAATCACCGTACTCCAACCCAAAATTAAACGAAAGGAAATCGCTTTTAAAAACCGTTGATATACCCAGATGCCCAGGATCGAGGCTAAACTGGTGACTAAGCGCACTCGTCCTAAAAATTCCGGTTCAAATCCTAACTCGTTGGTGGTGAAGTAGAAAAAGGCAGAATCGGCGCTAGGAGTAGCCTGCCAGAGAAAAATAAAGGCAGTGGGTAATAAAATTGATTTTTGTCTAATTGCTGACCATAATTGCCCGATTTGCTCCTTGACTTTCGGCGTTGATTGTGCATCATTGTTATTCTTGATTTTTTCCTCTGTAATTAAAAACGCCATGGCTGAGGCAATCAGGGGAAAAATAGCGGTGAGAGCGAAGACAGGACGAGTACCGAGGTGTGCCAGTAACCAACCTCCCAGATAAGCCGTAATTAAGCCGCCTAACGCCGATATTCCCCAAGTTAAGGACTGTAGAGAACCGGATTGAGTTAAGGACTCTTTGCGCGCCCTTTCTACTACCAAAGAATCGACGATGACATCACTAATGGTGACAGAAAGGGAACCAAGCAGGATCGCCGCCGCCGCTTGCCAAGCATTCTCCACCACAGTGGCTAGGGCCAACCAAGCTAAAACCCCGAGAATTCCCGATAAAATTAGGTAGGGCCGACGACGATAGCCGAAAATAGGCAAACCATCCGAAAGAAAGCCAAAAGCTGGTTTAATCACCCAAGGAATCGCCGCCACTCCGATTAATGCCCCCATCTGGGAGGGACTCAAGGCCAAATCGTCTTTTAAAAAAAAGCTAACCGCTAATCGGGAGAGTCCGAGAATGCCCTGTACGAAATAAACCCCTAAAATGCCAATTAATTCGGGATTAGGGTCATTTCCGAACAAGATAGTCTCTTTAAGGAATTTTTTCCCGCGATCGATGCCAAGGCGATTAATAAGCATGAAGTTTCATAAATATTTGTTACTGTCTCTATAATAATGATTGATCGCTCGATCGGTGCGTTAGCTGTTAGGGTTTAACTGTTGAGCTTTAGGTTTTGGCAGTTGGGTATTGGGTTTTAGGGTTTTAGTTGAATTTCCCCATAAAAGGCTTATTGTCGTGTTATGGGGAAACTTTTTTGCGATCGCTCTATTTGAGAGTAATATACAGAAAGATTTTTAAAAAAATCTGTATTTGGTCTGATATGGGGAAAGTTTTGGTCTAATGTCTAGTTAGACCATCTAGATCAAATTGCGATTTAAGGTGTCCAAAATGACAAAACCTAGAATTCTCACTTTAATACTCAGTATCTTCTCAGTTATTCAGATATTAGATATCCCAAACTCTCAGCAAGTACAAGCACAATTGATTTCTCAGAGAGGCGTTACAACTTTCTCCTCAGAACGTAGTGATTCGGGAACGGGTATTAATCAAAGGTG is a genomic window containing:
- a CDS encoding folate/biopterin family MFS transporter, with protein sequence MLINRLGIDRGKKFLKETILFGNDPNPELIGILGVYFVQGILGLSRLAVSFFLKDDLALSPSQMGALIGVAAIPWVIKPAFGFLSDGLPIFGYRRRPYLILSGILGVLAWLALATVVENAWQAAAAILLGSLSVTISDVIVDSLVVERARKESLTQSGSLQSLTWGISALGGLITAYLGGWLLAHLGTRPVFALTAIFPLIASAMAFLITEEKIKNNNDAQSTPKVKEQIGQLWSAIRQKSILLPTAFIFLWQATPSADSAFFYFTTNELGFEPEFLGRVRLVTSLASILGIWVYQRFLKAISFRLILGWSTVISALLGMTTLLLVTHTNRALGIDDHWFSLGDSLILTVMGQIAFLPVLILSARLCPVGIEASLFALLMSIWNMSGLVSQEIGALLTHWLGVTETNFDNLWLLVVITNLSTLLPLPLIKWLPSTDPQSQEVKKTFPPAEVFEHHVTGSLAEPGFIPELVPELIDTRD